A part of Leifsonia xyli subsp. xyli str. CTCB07 genomic DNA contains:
- a CDS encoding HRDC domain-containing protein, with protein sequence MAEHSVIDTRAGYLSAVEVIAAGDGPVAVDAERASGFRYSQRAYLIQVFRRGAGTFLFDPPAIGRFDELNAAISGDEWVLHAATQDLTCLREVGLDPVTIFDTELAARLLGMPRVGLGTVVEELLGIHLTKEHSAADWSTRPLPGPWLEYAALDVELLPDLRDAVAGLLDAADKTEIARQEFEDELTRELTTVRSDPWRRLSGIHSIRGVRNLATARELWLSRDALARQLDIAPGRLVPDAALTAAAKALPENKRALAALREFTGRASRTELDRWWAAVEAGRTTDDLPTLRTGGDSLPPPRAWADRNPEADARLKGTRAELATLAEERSLPLENLLTPDTLRRVAWAPPVPVTAESIAAALAFHGARPWQIAATSPVIIRTFVESAQHKSGGPETVS encoded by the coding sequence GTGGCTGAGCACTCCGTCATCGACACTCGCGCCGGCTATCTGTCCGCGGTCGAGGTCATCGCCGCCGGGGACGGGCCGGTCGCCGTGGACGCGGAACGCGCCAGCGGCTTCCGTTACTCCCAGCGCGCCTACCTCATCCAGGTCTTCCGCCGCGGGGCGGGCACCTTCCTGTTCGATCCCCCGGCCATCGGCCGGTTCGACGAGCTGAACGCGGCCATTTCCGGGGACGAATGGGTGCTGCACGCCGCCACGCAAGACCTGACCTGCCTGCGGGAGGTCGGACTCGACCCGGTCACAATCTTCGACACCGAGCTGGCCGCGCGCCTCCTCGGGATGCCGCGGGTCGGACTCGGGACCGTCGTCGAAGAGCTGCTGGGCATCCACCTCACCAAGGAGCACAGCGCGGCCGACTGGTCCACCCGCCCGCTCCCCGGGCCGTGGCTCGAATACGCGGCCCTCGACGTCGAACTGCTGCCCGACCTCCGCGACGCGGTGGCCGGTCTCCTGGACGCGGCAGACAAGACCGAGATCGCCCGGCAGGAGTTCGAGGACGAGCTGACCCGCGAGCTGACGACGGTGCGCAGCGATCCGTGGCGGCGGCTCTCCGGCATCCACTCGATCCGCGGCGTCCGGAACCTAGCCACCGCACGCGAGCTCTGGCTGAGCCGGGACGCTCTGGCCCGCCAGCTGGACATCGCACCCGGACGCCTGGTTCCGGACGCCGCACTCACCGCTGCGGCGAAGGCGCTGCCCGAAAATAAGCGGGCGCTCGCGGCCCTCCGCGAGTTCACCGGCCGCGCGAGCCGCACTGAGCTGGACCGCTGGTGGGCCGCGGTGGAGGCCGGGCGGACAACGGACGATCTGCCCACGCTCCGAACCGGGGGCGACAGCCTGCCGCCGCCGCGTGCCTGGGCCGACCGGAATCCGGAGGCCGACGCCCGTCTGAAGGGCACCCGGGCCGAACTCGCCACGCTCGCCGAGGAGCGCTCCCTTCCGCTCGAGAACCTGCTGACGCCGGACACGCTACGCCGCGTCGCCTGGGCACCGCCCGTGCCGGTGACGGCCGAGTCGATCGCCGCCGCCCTCGCCTTCCACGGCGCCCGTCCCTGGCAGATCGCGGCGACCTCGCCGGTGATCATCCGCACGTTTGTGGAATCCGCCCAACACAAGAGCGGGGGCCCGGAGACCGTTTCGTAG
- a CDS encoding DUF3000 domain-containing protein — translation MSTPPSAPRTPAAFAAALDSVRAVEARAELVIGEIPAPAQLAPFAVALAADVRPARHGDDSDLGIGRFILLYDPDEPEAWGGPFRVVCFAQAPLETEIGLDPFLADVAWSWLVDALDARHARYTAASGTATKIISTGFGELAKQGDGAQIELRASWSPQETGMAAHVEGWGELLCMLAGLPPTGEGVSLLSTRRTPRG, via the coding sequence GTGTCGACTCCACCCTCTGCCCCGCGAACGCCCGCGGCGTTCGCTGCCGCACTGGACTCGGTCCGCGCCGTCGAGGCCCGCGCAGAGCTGGTGATCGGCGAGATCCCGGCGCCGGCGCAGCTGGCTCCGTTCGCGGTCGCACTCGCCGCCGACGTGCGGCCGGCACGGCACGGCGACGACTCGGATCTCGGCATCGGGCGGTTCATCCTCCTCTACGACCCGGACGAGCCCGAGGCCTGGGGCGGGCCCTTCCGCGTCGTCTGCTTCGCTCAGGCGCCGCTGGAGACAGAGATCGGCCTGGACCCCTTCCTCGCCGATGTCGCCTGGTCGTGGCTCGTGGACGCACTGGATGCCCGCCACGCCCGCTACACCGCGGCGAGCGGAACCGCGACCAAGATCATCTCGACCGGCTTCGGAGAGCTCGCGAAACAGGGCGACGGCGCGCAGATCGAGCTGCGCGCGTCGTGGAGCCCGCAGGAGACCGGCATGGCCGCGCACGTCGAGGGCTGGGGGGAGCTGCTGTGCATGCTCGCCGGGCTCCCGCCAACCGGCGAGGGCGTCAGCCTGCTGAGCACCCGGAGGACGCCGCGTGGCTGA
- a CDS encoding alpha/beta hydrolase family protein, translating to MGWSMGGAVVLQAATRSAELGLVSGLILESPVVDWVDTLEFQAALLRLPDAITQGALRLIESPWAGPVTGLGAPIDLKSMDFVARAVDLTLPTLILHSSDDGFVPATASLALARGDIVTFVPFHTALHTKLWNYDEEKWSAAIRAWLAER from the coding sequence ATGGGCTGGTCGATGGGCGGCGCGGTCGTGCTGCAGGCGGCCACCCGCTCCGCTGAGCTCGGTCTCGTCAGCGGGCTCATCCTGGAGTCCCCCGTGGTCGACTGGGTCGACACGCTTGAGTTCCAGGCCGCCCTGCTCCGCCTGCCGGACGCGATCACGCAAGGAGCGCTCCGCCTCATCGAGTCCCCTTGGGCCGGGCCGGTCACCGGGCTCGGTGCCCCGATCGACCTGAAAAGCATGGATTTCGTGGCCCGTGCGGTGGACCTGACCCTGCCCACCCTCATCCTGCACAGCAGCGACGATGGATTCGTGCCGGCTACGGCCTCCCTCGCCCTCGCCCGCGGCGACATCGTGACCTTCGTGCCCTTCCACACAGCGCTCCACACCAAACTGTGGAACTACGACGAAGAGAAGTGGAGCGCCGCGATCCGGGCGTGGCTGGCGGAGCGCTGA